The Drosophila nasuta strain 15112-1781.00 chromosome 2L, ASM2355853v1, whole genome shotgun sequence genome window below encodes:
- the LOC132793194 gene encoding cytochrome c oxidase subunit 7A1, mitochondrial produces the protein MALPEGLAGKMKTFQAVNDLPVFLKGGPADKALFGITAALCGIGLVSIVHMVYTMGFAKKKA, from the exons ATGGCGTTACCTGAGGGATTGGCTGGCAAAATGAAGACTTTCCAG GCTGTGAATGATCTGCCCGTTTTTCTGAAAGGAGGTCCAGCTGATAAGGCCCTATTTGGCATTACTGCAGCGCTCTGTGGCATTGGTTTAGTGAGCATCGTTCATATGGTCTACACAATGGGCTTTGCCAAAAAGAAGGCATAA
- the LOC132793177 gene encoding homeobox protein 5 isoform X1: MEPNDEVVERQKLVPNDVETEEEAKSAQTPATPVAVPKINIKGISSGETTRSRNSASCSIERTISEKGQGAGSSQQGQQASAKTTLQYVNERRPRPHAQSSAAGGGGDERFEFKTRPRKLLKADGHPLDAMHSSEHSLNSITLVSSEWLSPDPATNTSNTNQSSNHNDNNNNNNNKNNSSNTNTPSMQCRKGQQEQTVPHAPPLTMPHANANGNASVHSDKFDERPIKHHSFVSEVPDVKHMERALLGLLDDFHSGKLKAFGSGCTMDQMTKIREQQESLAKLHFELAAAEEDSLEHGNEFNTSRAQENMLQLMQRLEQLSISIEQLQTSHTGL; this comes from the exons ATGGAACCAAACGATGAGGTTGTTGAGCGCCAGAAGCTAGTGCCAAATGATGTGGAGACCGAGGAGGAAGCAAAATCAGCCCAAACACCTGCCACGCCCGTTGCGGTGCCAAAGATCAAT ATTAAAGGCATATCGAGTGGCGAAACAACGCGTAGTCGCAACTCAGCCTCGTGTTCCATTGAGCGCACCATCTCAGAGAAGGGTCAAGGTGCCGGCAGCAGCCAACAAGGTCAACAGGCTTCAGCCAAAACAACACTGCAATATGTCAACGAACGGCGACCACGCCCACACGCACAATCATCAGCAGCTGGGGGAGGCGGCGACGAACGGTTTGAGTTTAAAACGCGTCCACGCAAATTGCTGAAAG CAGATGGCCATCCGCTGGACGCGATGCACAGCAGCGAGCACAGCTTAAACAGCATTACACTGGTAAGCAGCGAGTGGTTATCCCCTGATCCCGCCACCAACACCTCGAACACCAACCAAAGCTccaaccacaacgacaacaacaacaacaacaataataagaacaacagcagcaacacaaacacGCCAAGCATGCAGTGTCGCAAGGGGCAGCAAGAGCAGACAGTGCCACATGCCCCACCATTGACAATGCCCCATGCCAATGCTAATGGCAATGCCAGCGTTCACAGCGACAAGTTCGATGAGCGTCCGATTAAACATCATTCTTTTGTCTCCGAAGTGCCCGATGTGAAGCACATGGAACGTGCACTGCTTGGACTTCTCGATGATTTTCACTCCGGCAAGCTGAAGGCGTTTG GATCGGGCTGCACCATGGACCAGATGACCAAGATACGCGAACAACAGGAGAGCTTAGCCAAATTGCATTTCGAGCTGGCCGCCGCCGAGGAGGATTCTCTGGAGCATGGCAATGAGTTCAATACGAGTCGTGCCCAGGAGAATATGCTGCAGCTGATGCAGCGCCTCGAACAGTTGTCCATCTCCATTGAGCAGCTGCAGACGAGTCACACGGGTCTCTGA
- the LOC132793177 gene encoding homeobox protein 5 isoform X2, translated as MEPNDEVVERQKLVPNDVETEEEAKSAQTPATPVAVPKINIKGISSGETTRSRNSASCSIERTISEKGQGAGSSQQGQQASAKTTLQYVNERRPRPHAQSSAAGGGGDERFEFKTRPRKLLKDGHPLDAMHSSEHSLNSITLVSSEWLSPDPATNTSNTNQSSNHNDNNNNNNNKNNSSNTNTPSMQCRKGQQEQTVPHAPPLTMPHANANGNASVHSDKFDERPIKHHSFVSEVPDVKHMERALLGLLDDFHSGKLKAFGSGCTMDQMTKIREQQESLAKLHFELAAAEEDSLEHGNEFNTSRAQENMLQLMQRLEQLSISIEQLQTSHTGL; from the exons ATGGAACCAAACGATGAGGTTGTTGAGCGCCAGAAGCTAGTGCCAAATGATGTGGAGACCGAGGAGGAAGCAAAATCAGCCCAAACACCTGCCACGCCCGTTGCGGTGCCAAAGATCAAT ATTAAAGGCATATCGAGTGGCGAAACAACGCGTAGTCGCAACTCAGCCTCGTGTTCCATTGAGCGCACCATCTCAGAGAAGGGTCAAGGTGCCGGCAGCAGCCAACAAGGTCAACAGGCTTCAGCCAAAACAACACTGCAATATGTCAACGAACGGCGACCACGCCCACACGCACAATCATCAGCAGCTGGGGGAGGCGGCGACGAACGGTTTGAGTTTAAAACGCGTCCACGCAAATTGCTGAAAG ATGGCCATCCGCTGGACGCGATGCACAGCAGCGAGCACAGCTTAAACAGCATTACACTGGTAAGCAGCGAGTGGTTATCCCCTGATCCCGCCACCAACACCTCGAACACCAACCAAAGCTccaaccacaacgacaacaacaacaacaacaataataagaacaacagcagcaacacaaacacGCCAAGCATGCAGTGTCGCAAGGGGCAGCAAGAGCAGACAGTGCCACATGCCCCACCATTGACAATGCCCCATGCCAATGCTAATGGCAATGCCAGCGTTCACAGCGACAAGTTCGATGAGCGTCCGATTAAACATCATTCTTTTGTCTCCGAAGTGCCCGATGTGAAGCACATGGAACGTGCACTGCTTGGACTTCTCGATGATTTTCACTCCGGCAAGCTGAAGGCGTTTG GATCGGGCTGCACCATGGACCAGATGACCAAGATACGCGAACAACAGGAGAGCTTAGCCAAATTGCATTTCGAGCTGGCCGCCGCCGAGGAGGATTCTCTGGAGCATGGCAATGAGTTCAATACGAGTCGTGCCCAGGAGAATATGCTGCAGCTGATGCAGCGCCTCGAACAGTTGTCCATCTCCATTGAGCAGCTGCAGACGAGTCACACGGGTCTCTGA
- the LOC132793177 gene encoding coiled-coil domain-containing protein 28B isoform X3, whose protein sequence is MEPNDEVVERQKLVPNDVETEEEAKSAQTPATPVAVPKINIKGISSGETTRSRNSASCSIERTISEKGQGAGSSQQGQQASAKTTLQYVNERRPRPHAQSSAAGGGGDERFEFKTRPRKLLKVPDVKHMERALLGLLDDFHSGKLKAFGSGCTMDQMTKIREQQESLAKLHFELAAAEEDSLEHGNEFNTSRAQENMLQLMQRLEQLSISIEQLQTSHTGL, encoded by the exons ATGGAACCAAACGATGAGGTTGTTGAGCGCCAGAAGCTAGTGCCAAATGATGTGGAGACCGAGGAGGAAGCAAAATCAGCCCAAACACCTGCCACGCCCGTTGCGGTGCCAAAGATCAAT ATTAAAGGCATATCGAGTGGCGAAACAACGCGTAGTCGCAACTCAGCCTCGTGTTCCATTGAGCGCACCATCTCAGAGAAGGGTCAAGGTGCCGGCAGCAGCCAACAAGGTCAACAGGCTTCAGCCAAAACAACACTGCAATATGTCAACGAACGGCGACCACGCCCACACGCACAATCATCAGCAGCTGGGGGAGGCGGCGACGAACGGTTTGAGTTTAAAACGCGTCCACGCAAATTGCTGAAAG TGCCCGATGTGAAGCACATGGAACGTGCACTGCTTGGACTTCTCGATGATTTTCACTCCGGCAAGCTGAAGGCGTTTG GATCGGGCTGCACCATGGACCAGATGACCAAGATACGCGAACAACAGGAGAGCTTAGCCAAATTGCATTTCGAGCTGGCCGCCGCCGAGGAGGATTCTCTGGAGCATGGCAATGAGTTCAATACGAGTCGTGCCCAGGAGAATATGCTGCAGCTGATGCAGCGCCTCGAACAGTTGTCCATCTCCATTGAGCAGCTGCAGACGAGTCACACGGGTCTCTGA